The Novipirellula artificiosorum genome includes a window with the following:
- the malQ gene encoding 4-alpha-glucanotransferase produces the protein MRFPRSSGVLCHITCLPNEFGIGDLGDSSFRFVDFLHQAGQGIWQILPLSPPAHGNSPYSAYSAFAGNPLLISPRSLVETGLLNESDIAETPPTPTNPSRVDFDSVAAYRQPLLNKAFTNFLRDGHSELKSSFRSFVTNSAWWLDDFARYESLMRHFNLCDWTRWPRELAQRSEEAIREWDDKLANQIEFSKFQQFVFDVQWMRVKDYANQRGIRTYGDMPIFVAHESADVWANQDLFCLDGSGKPTLIAGVPPDYFSKTGQLWGNPQYRWDVIEATDYAWWTARFGQALHQFDLLRIDHFRGFESYWEVPAGSRTAVAGKWQQGPKEKPFMAARKKLGELPLIAEDLGMITEAVHRLRDRLGFPGMRVLQFGFEQKDDAYHRPSHYPEGSVAYTGTHDNDTVMGWYKDHLRDPDKRELLAEIITSDQEIHFQLVAAVLNSRSDTAVIPVQDLLGLGSEARMNQPGKAKGSWGWRLQSGAITNELAERLAAMTHSADRC, from the coding sequence ATGCGTTTTCCCCGCTCGTCCGGAGTGCTTTGCCATATCACCTGTTTGCCAAATGAGTTTGGCATTGGTGACCTGGGCGATTCGTCGTTTCGTTTTGTCGATTTCCTGCATCAAGCGGGACAGGGCATTTGGCAAATTTTGCCACTCAGCCCTCCGGCTCATGGTAATTCGCCTTACAGCGCCTACTCGGCGTTTGCGGGCAACCCGCTGTTGATTAGCCCTCGTTCGCTCGTCGAAACGGGGCTGCTGAACGAGTCGGATATCGCGGAGACGCCGCCCACTCCAACCAATCCGAGTCGCGTTGACTTCGATTCGGTCGCCGCTTACCGACAACCGCTGCTGAACAAGGCCTTTACGAACTTTCTCCGTGACGGTCACAGCGAGTTGAAGTCGAGTTTTCGATCGTTTGTAACCAACAGTGCTTGGTGGTTGGACGATTTTGCTCGTTATGAGTCCTTGATGCGGCATTTCAATCTTTGCGATTGGACGCGTTGGCCGAGGGAGTTGGCGCAGCGATCGGAGGAAGCGATTCGCGAATGGGATGACAAATTAGCGAATCAGATCGAGTTCTCGAAGTTCCAGCAGTTTGTGTTTGACGTGCAATGGATGCGAGTCAAGGACTACGCCAATCAACGAGGCATTCGGACCTATGGTGACATGCCGATTTTTGTTGCGCATGAAAGCGCCGATGTCTGGGCAAACCAAGATCTGTTTTGCCTCGATGGGTCGGGGAAACCAACGCTTATCGCTGGAGTCCCGCCAGACTACTTCAGCAAAACGGGACAACTTTGGGGCAATCCACAATATCGCTGGGACGTGATCGAGGCCACGGATTATGCATGGTGGACCGCCAGATTCGGCCAAGCGCTGCATCAGTTTGACTTGTTGCGAATCGATCATTTTCGCGGTTTCGAATCCTATTGGGAAGTGCCCGCCGGGTCGCGAACTGCCGTCGCTGGCAAGTGGCAACAAGGCCCAAAAGAAAAACCGTTTATGGCGGCGAGAAAGAAACTTGGTGAATTGCCGCTGATCGCCGAGGACCTTGGAATGATCACCGAAGCTGTTCACCGACTTCGGGATCGGCTTGGATTCCCAGGCATGCGAGTGTTGCAGTTTGGATTCGAACAGAAGGACGACGCCTATCATCGTCCCAGTCATTATCCAGAAGGTTCCGTTGCCTATACGGGAACCCACGACAATGACACGGTGATGGGCTGGTACAAAGACCATCTGCGCGATCCAGACAAACGCGAGCTGTTGGCTGAAATCATTACTTCCGATCAAGAGATCCATTTTCAACTTGTTGCCGCAGTGCTCAACTCCCGATCCGATACGGCAGTGATTCCCGTGCAAGACTTGCTTGGGCTGGGAAGTGAGGCACGGATGAATCAGCCCGGCAAAGCCAAGGGGAGTTGGGGTTGGCGGCTTCAATCCGGGGCAATCACAAACGAGCTCGCGGAACGGCTCGCCGCCATGACCCATTCAGCCGATCGGTGTTAG